The following proteins are encoded in a genomic region of Ammospiza caudacuta isolate bAmmCau1 chromosome 3, bAmmCau1.pri, whole genome shotgun sequence:
- the TRERF1 gene encoding transcriptional-regulating factor 1 isoform X3, whose amino-acid sequence MGDQQLYKTNHTANNENLYYEQHQMNSLPSLNHSYGTSVMDAPQASPLSPPFPQDSRDSIALPVGSKSLGSMDTSRQTSWTHSGSGNHIPARNSLNNQSSMWSPLGQGESHDGYQYSYPQPSENRSQKITSGVLHKLDSFTQVFANQNLRIQVNNMAQVLHTESSMVDNSGDSALRQLLSQKPAVEQQPIASTVQRYQPVPQQTHQNFASTQQKQQMQVMQHQQLYYDYQQHLSQMQMHSAFQQGQAHVPQMQSQQLLPQQMQHLQQPQYYGQPQQGHQRLSIQEMQQQPPARQQRQCPVQIAQYYQTQPVMQQLQQQQQMQLPLPSYHREPDPKTMHEPHQYSQDPGHPVQLIQLGAVPQYCFQDPHEQYRHLYPQSLLQQQQQEQQKQYLSESRVPSLNSHVGLTPPESAEDPARQEMNSVGNAVPHRTLLPPLGVHLNNKSSQQDSPSTTWPQQVQLSDGRLQPLSPEQSGQNRETLPERADVKNKLMCSICLKEFKSLPALNGHMRSHGGVRASPNFKQETSKKPHPCAVKSEENFKPLQDKKKYRHRPEPLFIPPPSFNLSMSHSGATLYQSQLRSPRVLGDHLLDRTHELPPYTPPPMLSPVRQGSGLFSSVLTSHSTSHAQLPLTPLTPTPRVLLCRSNSIDGSVIPVTPGPGEQTVEPRINIGSRFQADIPELQDRLLMEKDVHKATLVWKPWPELENKVFQQRVEDLLNMSCSSVLPGGGTNSEYALHSLFEAKGDIMVALEKLLLRKPVRLKCHPLSNYHYAGSDKWTHQERRLFKEALSTYSKDFIFVQKMVKSKTVAQCVEYYYTWKKILRLGRKHRTRLEKKRDECLTSGEEEVLEEDEEIEEDRKEEREMQKSPDPPAISLVGPIDLPAVQGLSLSSSSFICEMPNCGAVFSSRQALNGHARIHGGTNQVTKTRCTMPGTKQKSGTQSGYCSIKSSPAHSTTSGETDPTTIFPCKECGRVFFKIKSRNAHMKTHRQQEEQQRQKAQKAAVAAEMAATIARTTGPAGHSLIPLDHMSLVKHVENVGDIDDDVVPDLGDVMEENEVMDADLLLDDEDPDLLQDDAEL is encoded by the exons ATGGGGGACCAGCAATTGTATAAAACTAATCATACTGCCAACAACGAGAACTTGTACTACGAACAACACCAAATGAACTCCCTTCCATCTCTGAATCATAGCTATGGGACATCTGTTATGGATGCTCCCCAGGCGTCCCCCCTCTCCCCTCCATTTCCCCAAGATTCACGGGACAGTATAGCTTTGCCTGTAGGTTCAAAAAGTCTTGGGTCGATGGATACATCTAGACAAACCAGTTGGACACATTCTGGCTCAGGAAACCACATCCCAGCAAGGAACAGTTTGAATAATCAAAGCTCAATGTGGAGCCCCCTTGGGCAGGGTGAGTCCCATGATGGATACCAATATTCTTACCCGCAACCCAGCGAAAACCGGTCGCAAAAAATTACCAGTGGGGTCCTGCACAAATTGGACTCCTTTACACAAGTATTTGCTAACCAAAATCTGAGAATTCAAGTCAACAACATGGCTCAGGTTCTGCACACCGAGTCTTCGATGGTGGATAATTCCGGTGACAGCGCGCTCCggcagctgctgtcccagaAGCCGGCGGTTGAGCAACAGCCCATAGCTTCCACCGTACAAAGATACCAACCAGTGCCACAGCAAACGCACCAGAACTTTGCAAGCACACAGCAAAAGCAACAAATGCAAGTCatgcagcaccaacagctgtaCTACGACTACCAGCAGCACTTATCACAGATGCAGATGCATTCTGCgttccagcagggacaggcgCACGTTCCGCAGATGcagtcccagcagctcctgccgcAGCAgatgcagcacctgcagcagcctcagtactacgggcagccccagcagggacaccagcGGCTCTCGATCCaggagatgcagcagcagcccccggCTCGGCAGCAGCGGCAGTGTCCCGTGCAGATCGCGCAGTATTACCAAACACAGCCTGTCATGCAGCagttgcagcagcagcagcagatgcagtTGCCGCTTCCTTCGTATCACAGGGAGCCCGATCCAAAGACTATGCATGAGCCACACCAGTACTCTCAGGATCCCGGTCATCCTGTGCAGCTTatccagctgggagcagtgcCTCAGTATTGCTTCCAGGATCCCCACGAACAGTACAGGCACTTGTACCCGCAGAGTttactgcagcagcagcagcaagagcagcagaagcagtACCTGAGCGAGAGCAGAGTGCCATCCCTGAACTCCCACGTCGGCCTCACTCCACCCGAGAGCGCCGAGGATCCCGCACGGCAGGAGATGAATTCTGTAGGTAATGCTGTGCCTCATCGAACTCTTTTGCCTCCCCTGGGAGTTCATCTGAACAACAAAAGCTCTCAGCAAGACTCTCCCAGCACCACGTGGCCTCAG CAGGTGCAACTTTCAGATGGCAGACTGCAGCCACTGTCCCCAGAacaaag tggCCAGAACAGAGAAACACTTCCTGAGAGAGCTGATGTGAAGAACAAGCTAATGTGTTCAATATGCTTGAAGGAATTTAAGAGTTTGCCTGCTCTGAATGGTCACATGAGGTCACATGGAGGAGTAAGAGCATCTCCTAACTTCAAACAG GAAACTAGCAAAAAACCTCATCCGTGTGCTGTAAAATCGGAAGAAAACTTCAAACCGTTGCAGGACAAGAAGAAGTATCGGCACAGACCCGAACCTCTCTTCATACCTCCTCCTTCCTTCAACCTCAGCATGTCCCACTCGGGTGCCACTCTGTACCAGAGCCAGCTGCGCTCTCCGCGTGTCCTGGGGGATCACCTGCTGGACCGCACGCACGAGCTGCCCCCCTACACTCCGCCGCCGATGCTCAGCCCCGTCCGGCAAGGCTCCGGCCTCTTCAGCAGTGTTCTCACTTCCCACAGCACGTCCCACGCTCAGCTGCCCCTTACTCCACTGACACCCACTCCTCGGGTGCTCCTGTGCCGGTCTA ATAGTATTGATGGAAGTGTCATTCCAGTGACGCCTGGGCCTGGAGAACAGACTGTTGAACC GCGAATCAATATTGGGTCCAGGTTCCAGGCTGACATTCCTGAACTGCAGGACAGATTGCTAATGGAGAAGGATGTGCACAAGGCTACTTTGGTTTGGAAACCATGGCCAGAACTGGAGAACAAAGTCTTCCAACAAAGAG TGGAAGACCTTTTAAATATGAGCTGTTCCAGTGTGTTACCTGGTGGAGGAACTAACTCAGAATACGCTTTGCACTCTCTCTTTGAAGCAAAAGGAGATATTATG GTTGCTCTTGAAAAGCTGCTGTTGAGAAAGCCAGTGAGGTTGAAGTGTCATCCTTTGTCAAATTACCACTATGCTG GCTCTGACAAATGGACACATCAAGAAAGGAGACTGTTCAAAGAGGCATTGTCCACCTACAGCAAAGATTTCATATTTGTACAGAAAATG GTTAAGTCTAAGACAGTTGCACAATGTGTGGAGTACTACTATACCTGGAAGAAAATCTTGCGTTTGGGACGGAAACACAGAACGCGcttagagaagaaaagagatgaATGCTTG ACAAGTGGAGAAGAGGAAGTGTTAGAGGAAGATGAGGAGATTGAAGaagacagaaaggaagaaagggaaatgCAGAAGTCACCTGACCCACCAGCAATCTCTCTTGTTGGACCTATAGATCTACCTGCCGTTCAGGGTCTTTCACTGTCTTCATCCTCCTTCATCTGTGAAATGCCAAACTGTGGCGCT GTGTTCAGTTCCCGGCAGGCGCTGAACGGCCACGCTCGCATTCACGGAGGGACAAACCAGGTGACGAAAACGCGCTGCACCATGCCCGGCACCAAGCAGAAATCCGGTACGCAGAGCGGATACTGCTCCATCAAGAGctcccctgcccacagcacaaCGAGCGGCGAGACCGACCCAACCACGATCTTTCCTTGCAAGGAGTGTGGCAG GGTCTTTTTCAAAATCAAAAGCCGCAATGCTCATATGAAGACTCACAGACAACAAGAAGAACAGCAAAGGCAGAAGGCTCAGAAAGCTGCTGTAGCAGCAGAAATGGCAGCCACTATTGCAAGAACTACTGGGCCAGCTGGGCATAGTTTGATCCCCCTGGATCACATGAGCCTGGTTAAACATGTTGAAAATGTTGGTGACATTGATGATGATGTTGTTCCGGATCTGGGTGATGTCATGGAAGAGAATGAAGTCATGGATGCTGACCTCTTACTGGATGATGAAGATCCAGATCTACTGCAGGATGATGCTGAGttgtaa
- the TRERF1 gene encoding transcriptional-regulating factor 1 isoform X4, with protein MGDQQLYKTNHTANNENLYYEQHQMNSLPSLNHSYGTSVMDAPQASPLSPPFPQDSRDSIALPVGSKSLGSMDTSRQTSWTHSGSGNHIPARNSLNNQSSMWSPLGQGESHDGYQYSYPQPSENRSQKITSGVLHKLDSFTQVFANQNLRIQVNNMAQVLHTESSMVDNSGDSALRQLLSQKPAVEQQPIASTVQRYQPVPQQTHQNFASTQQKQQMQVMQHQQLYYDYQQHLSQMQMHSAFQQGQAHVPQMQSQQLLPQQMQHLQQPQYYGQPQQGHQRLSIQEMQQQPPARQQRQCPVQIAQYYQTQPVMQQLQQQQQMQLPLPSYHREPDPKTMHEPHQYSQDPGHPVQLIQLGAVPQYCFQDPHEQYRHLYPQSLLQQQQQEQQKQYLSESRVPSLNSHVGLTPPESAEDPARQEMNSVGNAVPHRTLLPPLGVHLNNKSSQQDSPSTTWPQVQLSDGRLQPLSPEQSGQNRETLPERADVKNKLMCSICLKEFKSLPALNGHMRSHGGVRASPNFKQETSKKPHPCAVKSEENFKPLQDKKKYRHRPEPLFIPPPSFNLSMSHSGATLYQSQLRSPRVLGDHLLDRTHELPPYTPPPMLSPVRQGSGLFSSVLTSHSTSHAQLPLTPLTPTPRVLLCRSNSIDGSVIPVTPGPGEQTVEPRINIGSRFQADIPELQDRLLMEKDVHKATLVWKPWPELENKVFQQRVEDLLNMSCSSVLPGGGTNSEYALHSLFEAKGDIMVALEKLLLRKPVRLKCHPLSNYHYAGSDKWTHQERRLFKEALSTYSKDFIFVQKMVKSKTVAQCVEYYYTWKKILRLGRKHRTRLEKKRDECLTSGEEEVLEEDEEIEEDRKEEREMQKSPDPPAISLVGPIDLPAVQGLSLSSSSFICEMPNCGAVFSSRQALNGHARIHGGTNQVTKTRCTMPGTKQKSGTQSGYCSIKSSPAHSTTSGETDPTTIFPCKECGRVFFKIKSRNAHMKTHRQQEEQQRQKAQKAAVAAEMAATIARTTGPAGHSLIPLDHMSLVKHVENVGDIDDDVVPDLGDVMEENEVMDADLLLDDEDPDLLQDDAEL; from the exons ATGGGGGACCAGCAATTGTATAAAACTAATCATACTGCCAACAACGAGAACTTGTACTACGAACAACACCAAATGAACTCCCTTCCATCTCTGAATCATAGCTATGGGACATCTGTTATGGATGCTCCCCAGGCGTCCCCCCTCTCCCCTCCATTTCCCCAAGATTCACGGGACAGTATAGCTTTGCCTGTAGGTTCAAAAAGTCTTGGGTCGATGGATACATCTAGACAAACCAGTTGGACACATTCTGGCTCAGGAAACCACATCCCAGCAAGGAACAGTTTGAATAATCAAAGCTCAATGTGGAGCCCCCTTGGGCAGGGTGAGTCCCATGATGGATACCAATATTCTTACCCGCAACCCAGCGAAAACCGGTCGCAAAAAATTACCAGTGGGGTCCTGCACAAATTGGACTCCTTTACACAAGTATTTGCTAACCAAAATCTGAGAATTCAAGTCAACAACATGGCTCAGGTTCTGCACACCGAGTCTTCGATGGTGGATAATTCCGGTGACAGCGCGCTCCggcagctgctgtcccagaAGCCGGCGGTTGAGCAACAGCCCATAGCTTCCACCGTACAAAGATACCAACCAGTGCCACAGCAAACGCACCAGAACTTTGCAAGCACACAGCAAAAGCAACAAATGCAAGTCatgcagcaccaacagctgtaCTACGACTACCAGCAGCACTTATCACAGATGCAGATGCATTCTGCgttccagcagggacaggcgCACGTTCCGCAGATGcagtcccagcagctcctgccgcAGCAgatgcagcacctgcagcagcctcagtactacgggcagccccagcagggacaccagcGGCTCTCGATCCaggagatgcagcagcagcccccggCTCGGCAGCAGCGGCAGTGTCCCGTGCAGATCGCGCAGTATTACCAAACACAGCCTGTCATGCAGCagttgcagcagcagcagcagatgcagtTGCCGCTTCCTTCGTATCACAGGGAGCCCGATCCAAAGACTATGCATGAGCCACACCAGTACTCTCAGGATCCCGGTCATCCTGTGCAGCTTatccagctgggagcagtgcCTCAGTATTGCTTCCAGGATCCCCACGAACAGTACAGGCACTTGTACCCGCAGAGTttactgcagcagcagcagcaagagcagcagaagcagtACCTGAGCGAGAGCAGAGTGCCATCCCTGAACTCCCACGTCGGCCTCACTCCACCCGAGAGCGCCGAGGATCCCGCACGGCAGGAGATGAATTCTGTAGGTAATGCTGTGCCTCATCGAACTCTTTTGCCTCCCCTGGGAGTTCATCTGAACAACAAAAGCTCTCAGCAAGACTCTCCCAGCACCACGTGGCCTCAG GTGCAACTTTCAGATGGCAGACTGCAGCCACTGTCCCCAGAacaaag tggCCAGAACAGAGAAACACTTCCTGAGAGAGCTGATGTGAAGAACAAGCTAATGTGTTCAATATGCTTGAAGGAATTTAAGAGTTTGCCTGCTCTGAATGGTCACATGAGGTCACATGGAGGAGTAAGAGCATCTCCTAACTTCAAACAG GAAACTAGCAAAAAACCTCATCCGTGTGCTGTAAAATCGGAAGAAAACTTCAAACCGTTGCAGGACAAGAAGAAGTATCGGCACAGACCCGAACCTCTCTTCATACCTCCTCCTTCCTTCAACCTCAGCATGTCCCACTCGGGTGCCACTCTGTACCAGAGCCAGCTGCGCTCTCCGCGTGTCCTGGGGGATCACCTGCTGGACCGCACGCACGAGCTGCCCCCCTACACTCCGCCGCCGATGCTCAGCCCCGTCCGGCAAGGCTCCGGCCTCTTCAGCAGTGTTCTCACTTCCCACAGCACGTCCCACGCTCAGCTGCCCCTTACTCCACTGACACCCACTCCTCGGGTGCTCCTGTGCCGGTCTA ATAGTATTGATGGAAGTGTCATTCCAGTGACGCCTGGGCCTGGAGAACAGACTGTTGAACC GCGAATCAATATTGGGTCCAGGTTCCAGGCTGACATTCCTGAACTGCAGGACAGATTGCTAATGGAGAAGGATGTGCACAAGGCTACTTTGGTTTGGAAACCATGGCCAGAACTGGAGAACAAAGTCTTCCAACAAAGAG TGGAAGACCTTTTAAATATGAGCTGTTCCAGTGTGTTACCTGGTGGAGGAACTAACTCAGAATACGCTTTGCACTCTCTCTTTGAAGCAAAAGGAGATATTATG GTTGCTCTTGAAAAGCTGCTGTTGAGAAAGCCAGTGAGGTTGAAGTGTCATCCTTTGTCAAATTACCACTATGCTG GCTCTGACAAATGGACACATCAAGAAAGGAGACTGTTCAAAGAGGCATTGTCCACCTACAGCAAAGATTTCATATTTGTACAGAAAATG GTTAAGTCTAAGACAGTTGCACAATGTGTGGAGTACTACTATACCTGGAAGAAAATCTTGCGTTTGGGACGGAAACACAGAACGCGcttagagaagaaaagagatgaATGCTTG ACAAGTGGAGAAGAGGAAGTGTTAGAGGAAGATGAGGAGATTGAAGaagacagaaaggaagaaagggaaatgCAGAAGTCACCTGACCCACCAGCAATCTCTCTTGTTGGACCTATAGATCTACCTGCCGTTCAGGGTCTTTCACTGTCTTCATCCTCCTTCATCTGTGAAATGCCAAACTGTGGCGCT GTGTTCAGTTCCCGGCAGGCGCTGAACGGCCACGCTCGCATTCACGGAGGGACAAACCAGGTGACGAAAACGCGCTGCACCATGCCCGGCACCAAGCAGAAATCCGGTACGCAGAGCGGATACTGCTCCATCAAGAGctcccctgcccacagcacaaCGAGCGGCGAGACCGACCCAACCACGATCTTTCCTTGCAAGGAGTGTGGCAG GGTCTTTTTCAAAATCAAAAGCCGCAATGCTCATATGAAGACTCACAGACAACAAGAAGAACAGCAAAGGCAGAAGGCTCAGAAAGCTGCTGTAGCAGCAGAAATGGCAGCCACTATTGCAAGAACTACTGGGCCAGCTGGGCATAGTTTGATCCCCCTGGATCACATGAGCCTGGTTAAACATGTTGAAAATGTTGGTGACATTGATGATGATGTTGTTCCGGATCTGGGTGATGTCATGGAAGAGAATGAAGTCATGGATGCTGACCTCTTACTGGATGATGAAGATCCAGATCTACTGCAGGATGATGCTGAGttgtaa
- the TRERF1 gene encoding transcriptional-regulating factor 1 isoform X2 has translation MGDQQLYKTNHTANNENLYYEQHQMNSLPSLNHSYGTSVMDAPQASPLSPPFPQDSRDSIALPVGSKSLGSMDTSRQTSWTHSGSGNHIPARNSLNNQSSMWSPLGQGESHDGYQYSYPQPSENRSQKITSGVLHKLDSFTQVFANQNLRIQVNNMAQVLHTESSMVDNSGDSALRQLLSQKPAVEQQPIASTVQRYQPVPQQTHQNFASTQQKQQMQVMQHQQLYYDYQQHLSQMQMHSAFQQGQAHVPQMQSQQLLPQQMQHLQQPQYYGQPQQGHQRLSIQEMQQQPPARQQRQCPVQIAQYYQTQPVMQQLQQQQQMQLPLPSYHREPDPKTMHEPHQYSQDPGHPVQLIQLGAVPQYCFQDPHEQYRHLYPQSLLQQQQQEQQKQYLSESRVPSLNSHVGLTPPESAEDPARQEMNSVGNAVPHRTLLPPLGVHLNNKSSQQDSPSTTWPQVQLSDGRLQPLSPEQSGQNRETLPERADVKNKLMCSICLKEFKSLPALNGHMRSHGGVRASPNFKQDEGEKPPQQPLSKEVDGLAPIVMPVSVPVKLLSPEPSTQPSASSATVTDKPANSVSDDEMPVLVKMTYSPPCSPKVANPCSSSETSKKPHPCAVKSEENFKPLQDKKKYRHRPEPLFIPPPSFNLSMSHSGATLYQSQLRSPRVLGDHLLDRTHELPPYTPPPMLSPVRQGSGLFSSVLTSHSTSHAQLPLTPLTPTPRVLLCRSNSIDGSVIPVTPGPGEQTVEPRINIGSRFQADIPELQDRLLMEKDVHKATLVWKPWPELENKVFQQRVEDLLNMSCSSVLPGGGTNSEYALHSLFEAKGDIMVALEKLLLRKPVRLKCHPLSNYHYAGSDKWTHQERRLFKEALSTYSKDFIFVQKMVKSKTVAQCVEYYYTWKKILRLGRKHRTRLEKKRDECLTSGEEEVLEEDEEIEEDRKEEREMQKSPDPPAISLVGPIDLPAVQGLSLSSSSFICEMPNCGAVFSSRQALNGHARIHGGTNQVTKTRCTMPGTKQKSGTQSGYCSIKSSPAHSTTSGETDPTTIFPCKECGRVFFKIKSRNAHMKTHRQQEEQQRQKAQKAAVAAEMAATIARTTGPAGHSLIPLDHMSLVKHVENVGDIDDDVVPDLGDVMEENEVMDADLLLDDEDPDLLQDDAEL, from the exons ATGGGGGACCAGCAATTGTATAAAACTAATCATACTGCCAACAACGAGAACTTGTACTACGAACAACACCAAATGAACTCCCTTCCATCTCTGAATCATAGCTATGGGACATCTGTTATGGATGCTCCCCAGGCGTCCCCCCTCTCCCCTCCATTTCCCCAAGATTCACGGGACAGTATAGCTTTGCCTGTAGGTTCAAAAAGTCTTGGGTCGATGGATACATCTAGACAAACCAGTTGGACACATTCTGGCTCAGGAAACCACATCCCAGCAAGGAACAGTTTGAATAATCAAAGCTCAATGTGGAGCCCCCTTGGGCAGGGTGAGTCCCATGATGGATACCAATATTCTTACCCGCAACCCAGCGAAAACCGGTCGCAAAAAATTACCAGTGGGGTCCTGCACAAATTGGACTCCTTTACACAAGTATTTGCTAACCAAAATCTGAGAATTCAAGTCAACAACATGGCTCAGGTTCTGCACACCGAGTCTTCGATGGTGGATAATTCCGGTGACAGCGCGCTCCggcagctgctgtcccagaAGCCGGCGGTTGAGCAACAGCCCATAGCTTCCACCGTACAAAGATACCAACCAGTGCCACAGCAAACGCACCAGAACTTTGCAAGCACACAGCAAAAGCAACAAATGCAAGTCatgcagcaccaacagctgtaCTACGACTACCAGCAGCACTTATCACAGATGCAGATGCATTCTGCgttccagcagggacaggcgCACGTTCCGCAGATGcagtcccagcagctcctgccgcAGCAgatgcagcacctgcagcagcctcagtactacgggcagccccagcagggacaccagcGGCTCTCGATCCaggagatgcagcagcagcccccggCTCGGCAGCAGCGGCAGTGTCCCGTGCAGATCGCGCAGTATTACCAAACACAGCCTGTCATGCAGCagttgcagcagcagcagcagatgcagtTGCCGCTTCCTTCGTATCACAGGGAGCCCGATCCAAAGACTATGCATGAGCCACACCAGTACTCTCAGGATCCCGGTCATCCTGTGCAGCTTatccagctgggagcagtgcCTCAGTATTGCTTCCAGGATCCCCACGAACAGTACAGGCACTTGTACCCGCAGAGTttactgcagcagcagcagcaagagcagcagaagcagtACCTGAGCGAGAGCAGAGTGCCATCCCTGAACTCCCACGTCGGCCTCACTCCACCCGAGAGCGCCGAGGATCCCGCACGGCAGGAGATGAATTCTGTAGGTAATGCTGTGCCTCATCGAACTCTTTTGCCTCCCCTGGGAGTTCATCTGAACAACAAAAGCTCTCAGCAAGACTCTCCCAGCACCACGTGGCCTCAG GTGCAACTTTCAGATGGCAGACTGCAGCCACTGTCCCCAGAacaaag tggCCAGAACAGAGAAACACTTCCTGAGAGAGCTGATGTGAAGAACAAGCTAATGTGTTCAATATGCTTGAAGGAATTTAAGAGTTTGCCTGCTCTGAATGGTCACATGAGGTCACATGGAGGAGTAAGAGCATCTCCTAACTTCAAACAG GATGAAGGAGAGAAACCACCCCAGCAGCCGCTGTCTAAAGAGGTGGATGGCCTCGCGCCCATCGTCATGCCAGTGTCTGTCCCTGTAAAGCTTCTGtcacctgagcccagcacacagccctctgccagcagtgccacagtCACAGACAAGCCTGCCAACTCTGTGTCAGATGACGAGATGCCCGTTCTCGTGAAGATGACTTACTCTCCACCGTGCAGTCCAAAAGTGGCCAACCCCTGCTCATCCTCT GAAACTAGCAAAAAACCTCATCCGTGTGCTGTAAAATCGGAAGAAAACTTCAAACCGTTGCAGGACAAGAAGAAGTATCGGCACAGACCCGAACCTCTCTTCATACCTCCTCCTTCCTTCAACCTCAGCATGTCCCACTCGGGTGCCACTCTGTACCAGAGCCAGCTGCGCTCTCCGCGTGTCCTGGGGGATCACCTGCTGGACCGCACGCACGAGCTGCCCCCCTACACTCCGCCGCCGATGCTCAGCCCCGTCCGGCAAGGCTCCGGCCTCTTCAGCAGTGTTCTCACTTCCCACAGCACGTCCCACGCTCAGCTGCCCCTTACTCCACTGACACCCACTCCTCGGGTGCTCCTGTGCCGGTCTA ATAGTATTGATGGAAGTGTCATTCCAGTGACGCCTGGGCCTGGAGAACAGACTGTTGAACC GCGAATCAATATTGGGTCCAGGTTCCAGGCTGACATTCCTGAACTGCAGGACAGATTGCTAATGGAGAAGGATGTGCACAAGGCTACTTTGGTTTGGAAACCATGGCCAGAACTGGAGAACAAAGTCTTCCAACAAAGAG TGGAAGACCTTTTAAATATGAGCTGTTCCAGTGTGTTACCTGGTGGAGGAACTAACTCAGAATACGCTTTGCACTCTCTCTTTGAAGCAAAAGGAGATATTATG GTTGCTCTTGAAAAGCTGCTGTTGAGAAAGCCAGTGAGGTTGAAGTGTCATCCTTTGTCAAATTACCACTATGCTG GCTCTGACAAATGGACACATCAAGAAAGGAGACTGTTCAAAGAGGCATTGTCCACCTACAGCAAAGATTTCATATTTGTACAGAAAATG GTTAAGTCTAAGACAGTTGCACAATGTGTGGAGTACTACTATACCTGGAAGAAAATCTTGCGTTTGGGACGGAAACACAGAACGCGcttagagaagaaaagagatgaATGCTTG ACAAGTGGAGAAGAGGAAGTGTTAGAGGAAGATGAGGAGATTGAAGaagacagaaaggaagaaagggaaatgCAGAAGTCACCTGACCCACCAGCAATCTCTCTTGTTGGACCTATAGATCTACCTGCCGTTCAGGGTCTTTCACTGTCTTCATCCTCCTTCATCTGTGAAATGCCAAACTGTGGCGCT GTGTTCAGTTCCCGGCAGGCGCTGAACGGCCACGCTCGCATTCACGGAGGGACAAACCAGGTGACGAAAACGCGCTGCACCATGCCCGGCACCAAGCAGAAATCCGGTACGCAGAGCGGATACTGCTCCATCAAGAGctcccctgcccacagcacaaCGAGCGGCGAGACCGACCCAACCACGATCTTTCCTTGCAAGGAGTGTGGCAG GGTCTTTTTCAAAATCAAAAGCCGCAATGCTCATATGAAGACTCACAGACAACAAGAAGAACAGCAAAGGCAGAAGGCTCAGAAAGCTGCTGTAGCAGCAGAAATGGCAGCCACTATTGCAAGAACTACTGGGCCAGCTGGGCATAGTTTGATCCCCCTGGATCACATGAGCCTGGTTAAACATGTTGAAAATGTTGGTGACATTGATGATGATGTTGTTCCGGATCTGGGTGATGTCATGGAAGAGAATGAAGTCATGGATGCTGACCTCTTACTGGATGATGAAGATCCAGATCTACTGCAGGATGATGCTGAGttgtaa